Below is a window of Cytophaga hutchinsonii ATCC 33406 DNA.
ATTCCAATTATCTTCTGAATGCTTTTGTTCTTTTTCAGTTTCATTATTATCCTGAGTCAATTCCACTTCAACGCCTTTTTTCAATGCTGTTAATGTGATGGTAACAACATGATAATTCTCCGGCAGGTCGGGTTTACCGGTCAGCGGACTGAAATGCGAATACTGTAAGATACTCCGTTCGTTGAATTGAAGTATTGTTCCCTTGTCTTCATATGCCTTTCCTTTCCATTCCCCTTTCCACACAATCTGACTTCCTTCTTTCCAGTCTGATACCACAGTTGTACCAAACATGTATTCTTTAATGATTTCCGGATTAACCAATGCTTCCCATACTTTTTCAATGGGTGCATTAATAACTGTTTTTACCTGAGCAATCAATTTTATTTCCATAGCTTTAACGTGTTGATCTACATAATAATATATTAAAAAAAATGCAATCAAAAAACAGTAGATTTTACTTTATACTGTTTATTGAAAAAAAGGAATAAAAATTAATGTTCCGGTTTCCAATCCGGCATTAAATTTCGTCCTTCAGGTTTATTTTTATTTACATTTTAAAAGAATGCATGCAGCATAACGGTGCCTGAATGAGCTTGTTTTATAGAGATTCTTAAATGCTGTACGTTAAAATATAAGTTTCTCTGCTCTGATAAAATTCCCCTGAAATACTAACTAATTACATGTGCTATCATATATCTTAATAGTTTCCATTATTGTTTTGATTGAAATACTACAAGAGTAAAAATAAATACCGATATTTGTGTTGAACACAAACAGGCAGCTGTGTTTCCGTTTCTTATGTATTTGATTATTCAGGCGGGCAGCTGTGCATGCCGAAAAATACATCAAAGGAAAACAGCTAATAACATATAAAAAATAATTTTACAGTCATCGATTCAGGCTACTACTATACATTAATTAAAACAATATCCCATGTATTCAATTATCAAATCTCTTCATTCAAACCTTGCCCTGGTTTTACTCTTTGTATTATTCGCTGCAGTAATTTATATCCTTATTGGGTTCATGGGCAACAAAGAATTTACAGCTTCCAGCAAACGTATAGCACTGGCAGGTTTAATAGCGGCACACCTTCAGCTAGTAGTTGGTTTAATTATTTATTTTATTTCCCCATTGGGTATTGAAAACTTCTCAAAAGCCTCCATGGGTAATAGCATGAGCCGCTTATACATGCTTGAACACCCGCTTATGATGCTTCTTGCGATTGTGAGCATTACGATTGGTTACTCAAAATCTAAACGCGCTGCAACAGACAAACAAAAATATAAACTGCTGAGTATATTTTATGTGATCGGATTGGTATTCATTTTAAGCAGAATTCCGTGGCATGTATGGATGTAATCCATATATGTAATCATTAGTACGCACATAACTGAATAAGCAGTATAATGAGCCATTCCGGAGAACACATCGTACATCAGCAAAAAACATTTACCAACGTCAACTATTCCGGTAAGGTACTACGCGATAGGGAATTTATCTCGTGCACGTTTATTGGCTGTGACTTCAGTAAAAGTGATTTACGTGATAACGATTTTGAAGGATGTCATTTCAATCAATGTAATTTTTCAATGTCCATTATTGAAGGTACCGGTTTCAGAGATGCTGCGTTTACAGGATGTAAAATTCAGGGTGTTGATTTCACGCGCTGCAACCGGTTTATGTTTTCTTTTACCTTTAAGGATAGCCACATTGATTACTGCACATTTTTTGGAACAAAATTACGGAAGACAAACTTTCTGAATTGTACGTTAAAAGAAACAGACTTTTCTGAAGCAGACTTAACATCTGCCGTATTTGAAAATTGTGATCTTTCAGAAACACGTTTTTTAAATACCATCCTTGAAAAAACAGATTTCAGAACGGCTCAACATTTTTCGATTGACCCGGATTCCAATAAAATGAAAAAAGCAAAGTTCCATGCGATGAACCTTGCCGGCCTCCTATCAAAGCATCAACTGGATATCGAATACAGCGGTTAGTTGCATCTAAACATTGGCATTCATACATATTTTACATGTAACGGTTATATTATTTTTTTCATGCTTCGCATATTCCATCCAACAACAACACTCATTTTTAAGCACTTACACATCATTTAGCAGGGTATATTTTATCTCAGCAGACAGCCATAAATCATATATAAAATGGTATCTTTGCAGGGTTTTAAATAAGATAACAATACAAATTACCAATGGATAAGAATCAAATTATCGGTATTTCCTTAATTTCAGTATTGATGTTGGGCTACTTCGGCTTTATGTCAACACAAACGCCGGAAACACCCGTTACTACACCTCCTGCAATTACACAACCTGTTCAATCAGATACCGTACTTTTAAAATCTGCTGCAACAGATACAGCACTTAAAGCTCAAAACCAGCGTGAATACGGTGACTTTGCTGCTGCAATGGTTGGTGAAGCAAAAGAATATAAACTGGAAAACAAAGATGTTGTTGTTACGCTTTCTACAAAAGGCGGTACAATTAAATCAGTACTTCTTAAAAATTATTTTACCTGGGATAAAAAACAATTGTTCCTATTCAAACAGGAAAACAATCAGTTATCTCTTATCCTCAACACAAACAAAAAACCGGTAGATCTATACTCGCTGTACTATGCAGGTGTTGAAAGCAAAGCAGGCGATAAGCAGGTAGTAACGTTCAAAACAGATGCAGGCAACGGTAAAACAATTGAGCACACGTATACCTTAGGTGCAGCAGGTTTTACGGTAGATTATAATCTGAAAGCAGCCGGTTTTGGCGGAGAGCTTCCAAACCTCCCGTTAACACTTGACTGGAGGGAGCAGGTTGAACGTATTGAATACGATTCAGAACAGGCGCGTGTTAAATCAACGGTTAACTATATGGCTGCCGAAGATGGTTTCGACTATTTATCTGAAGCTTCTAAAGACAGAGAAACAGAAACACTTTCCAATGTATATTGGGTTTCATTAAAACAAAAATTCTTTAACAGTGGTTTTTATATTCGTGAAGGCGGTACCATTCCTTCTGCTACCGTTACTGCATATCCGATGTACAGCACATTACCCAATGCGCCTGTTAACTCAGAAAAATTCATCAAAGCACTGGAAGCTCAGGTACAATTACCTTTAGAGGCTGTGATCAGCGGTAAAGCTGCGTATGCGTTTTACTTCGGACCAAACGATTTCAAAATATGTAAAGCTGTACCGGCTGAAAATTATCAGAAAAACGTAAACCTTGGCTGGCCGCTTGTCAGCTGGATCAACCGTTTTGTGGTAATCCCGGTATTTGATGGTTTAAAAGGCGTGTTCAGCAGTTTCGGTTTAATCATCGTAATTCTGGTATTGCTTATCAAACTTGTATTGCTTCCATTATCGTATAAGTCATTTGTTTCAATGGCTAAAATGAAGGCATTGAAACCGGAGCTGGACGAATTAAAAGCAAAGCACGGCGATGATCAGCAAGCAATCCAGATGGAGCAGATGCAGGTTTACAAGCAATTCGGTATTAACCCGTTAAGCGGCTGTATTCCGGTATTGTTACAAATGCCGATCTTACTTGCTATGTTCAACTTTTTCCCGAACGCAATCGACTTACGTGGGGAATCCTTGTGGTGGGCAACCGATCTTTCCAGCTACGATGAGTTTGCAAAACTACCATTCACCATTCCGTTTTATGGTTCACACGTAAGCATGTTTACATTATTGATGACCATCTCTACCCTTGCGTATACCTGGGTAAACAATCAGGTAAGCACCGTAACAGGACCGATGAAATACATGTCGTATGCCATGCCGGTTGTATTCTTATTTGTATTAAACTCCTTCCCTGCAGGTTTAAGTTTCTACTATTTTGTTTCAAACTTAGTAACCATTGCACAGCAATTAATTATCCGTCGTTTTGTAGACGAAGGTCAATTACGTTTGCAGCTGGAAGCAAAAAGGGATAAAAACTTAAGCGGCGATACAACAGGCGGCGCTCCTAAAAAGAACCGTTTCATGGCACGTATGGAAGAAGCAATGAAACAAAGAGAGCAGGAACAACAGTTTAAGAAAAATATCAAGAAAAAATAATTCAGACAGAACCGCAATTTATTGCGTCTTCACATTAAAAAAGCCGCCGGTTGAAACTTCAACGGCGGCTTTTTTAATGAAACTTTGGGTTAAAAGTGATGACCCAGCTCCTGCTTCAACACCAACAACAACTGCTACTTTATCCGCAAAAGAAAAATTATTAACTCAAACAACCTGGCATTTTACAGCATCAACAGCTGATAAACCCGTGTATGTATTAGGAAGCGAAACGGCAAGCACAAATCTTTACAGCCAAATGTCTGTTTGTGCATCAGATGTAGAATACACGTATGCTGCTAATAAAAAAGGGACATACGGTGGAGATTGCGGTGGTACAATGACCCCACAATCTATTGGATTTACATGGGCTTTAACTTCGGGTGAAACAGTATTAACCATTACTGCATATGGACAAGTAAATAACTGGACAATTTTACAACTGACGGAAGATACATTAGTTGTTTCGTACGCGAGGATACCGACAA
It encodes the following:
- the yidC gene encoding membrane protein insertase YidC: MDKNQIIGISLISVLMLGYFGFMSTQTPETPVTTPPAITQPVQSDTVLLKSAATDTALKAQNQREYGDFAAAMVGEAKEYKLENKDVVVTLSTKGGTIKSVLLKNYFTWDKKQLFLFKQENNQLSLILNTNKKPVDLYSLYYAGVESKAGDKQVVTFKTDAGNGKTIEHTYTLGAAGFTVDYNLKAAGFGGELPNLPLTLDWREQVERIEYDSEQARVKSTVNYMAAEDGFDYLSEASKDRETETLSNVYWVSLKQKFFNSGFYIREGGTIPSATVTAYPMYSTLPNAPVNSEKFIKALEAQVQLPLEAVISGKAAYAFYFGPNDFKICKAVPAENYQKNVNLGWPLVSWINRFVVIPVFDGLKGVFSSFGLIIVILVLLIKLVLLPLSYKSFVSMAKMKALKPELDELKAKHGDDQQAIQMEQMQVYKQFGINPLSGCIPVLLQMPILLAMFNFFPNAIDLRGESLWWATDLSSYDEFAKLPFTIPFYGSHVSMFTLLMTISTLAYTWVNNQVSTVTGPMKYMSYAMPVVFLFVLNSFPAGLSFYYFVSNLVTIAQQLIIRRFVDEGQLRLQLEAKRDKNLSGDTTGGAPKKNRFMARMEEAMKQREQEQQFKKNIKKK
- a CDS encoding lipocalin family protein — encoded protein: MKLWVKSDDPAPASTPTTTATLSAKEKLLTQTTWHFTASTADKPVYVLGSETASTNLYSQMSVCASDVEYTYAANKKGTYGGDCGGTMTPQSIGFTWALTSGETVLTITAYGQVNNWTILQLTEDTLVVSYARIPTKTERLMYEQIHTKSYKLLS
- a CDS encoding pentapeptide repeat-containing protein, coding for MSHSGEHIVHQQKTFTNVNYSGKVLRDREFISCTFIGCDFSKSDLRDNDFEGCHFNQCNFSMSIIEGTGFRDAAFTGCKIQGVDFTRCNRFMFSFTFKDSHIDYCTFFGTKLRKTNFLNCTLKETDFSEADLTSAVFENCDLSETRFLNTILEKTDFRTAQHFSIDPDSNKMKKAKFHAMNLAGLLSKHQLDIEYSG
- a CDS encoding SRPBCC family protein, with product MEIKLIAQVKTVINAPIEKVWEALVNPEIIKEYMFGTTVVSDWKEGSQIVWKGEWKGKAYEDKGTILQFNERSILQYSHFSPLTGKPDLPENYHVVTITLTALKKGVEVELTQDNNETEKEQKHSEDNWNTMLEGLKKFLENKVSA